The nucleotide sequence GCGGGCCTCGAAGGCGAGCAGCGCCTGTCGGCCGTCCGGATTGCGGGACCAGGCGGCGAGCGGCGACTGGAGAGTTCGGCATTGTTCGTGATGATCGGCGCGGCGCCGAACACCGCCTGGTTGTCCGGGCTGGTGGCGCTCGACCCGAAAGGCTTTGTCCTGACCGGCCAGGAAGTCGGCGGGCGGAGCACGTTCGAGTCGTCGCATCCCGGCATCTTCGCGGTCGGCGATGTCCGCGCGGGCTCGGTGAAGCGCGTGGCCTCCTCGGTCGGCGAGGGCTCCGTGGTGATCAGCGCCGTCTGGAGCCACGTCAACGCGCCGCCCGCTCCGACAACCGGCATTGGCGGCTAACCAGCCGTTTACCGCTGACTTGACGCCAGGGCGGCAGGCGGCATGGCATGGAGCCATGTTCCATCGCTCCGCCCTGCGCTTCGCTCCGCTCGCCGTCGCCGCGGCCCTGCTCGCCTCCTGCGCCACTGCTCCACAGCGCAGCATCGCACCGCCGCCGCCGGTGGCCGAAGCGAAGCTGCCCTACGAATGGACCCACGGCCATGCGCCCAAGGCGACCAAGGAAGCCCGGGCCCTGTTCGGCACCGTGGCGCTGACGCCAGGCCAGTATCGCTGGGCCGCGACCATCCCGGACGCGCCGGCAAAGGTCGTGATCGACCGGCTGCAGCAGCTCATGTTCGTTTACAAGGGCGACACGCTCGTCGGCGTCTCGACCATCTCGTCGGGCAAGAAGGGCAAGGAGTCCCCGCTTGGTTACTGGAAGGTGTTCCGCAAGCAGGTGAAGGGCTTCTCCCGCAAGTACGACAACGCACCCATGCCTTACATGCAGATGTACGACGAGAAGGGCATCGCCTTTCACGGTGGCGCGCTGCCCGGCTACCCTGCCAGCCGCGGCTGCGTGCGACTGCCGGTCGAGTTCGCCAAGAAGCTCTACGGGCTGACGACGATGGGCACTGAGGTCGTCATCGAGGGATAGTCTCACATCTGCTATTGCGAAGCGTTCGCAATATGGCTAGTCAGCGGTCGTGATCTTCCGCGGCAAGTATCTCGTCTGGGCTGTCCTCGCGCTGCCGCTCGCAATCGCACTCTTCCGCTACGCGCTCGCGCCCGAAGCCTGGCCGGGCGACCTCCTCCATCCGACGGGGGAATGGTCGGCGCGCTTCATCATCCTCGCGCTGGTGGTAACGCCGCTCCGCCTGCTTTGGCCCGACGCACGGCCGGTCCGCTTCCTCGCCCGGCATCGACGGTCGCTGGGCGTCGCGGCCTTCCTCTACGCCCTTGCCCATACTATCGCCTACGTCGCCGACATGGGCAGCCTCGCCGACATGCTCGCCGAGATCGGCGCGCCGGCGATCTGGACGGGCTGGGCGGCGCTGCTGATCCTGAT is from Sphingomonas sp. LHG3406-1 and encodes:
- a CDS encoding L,D-transpeptidase family protein, translating into MFHRSALRFAPLAVAAALLASCATAPQRSIAPPPPVAEAKLPYEWTHGHAPKATKEARALFGTVALTPGQYRWAATIPDAPAKVVIDRLQQLMFVYKGDTLVGVSTISSGKKGKESPLGYWKVFRKQVKGFSRKYDNAPMPYMQMYDEKGIAFHGGALPGYPASRGCVRLPVEFAKKLYGLTTMGTEVVIEG
- a CDS encoding ferric reductase-like transmembrane domain-containing protein, whose protein sequence is MIFRGKYLVWAVLALPLAIALFRYALAPEAWPGDLLHPTGEWSARFIILALVVTPLRLLWPDARPVRFLARHRRSLGVAAFLYALAHTIAYVADMGSLADMLAEIGAPAIWTGWAALLILIPLGLTSNDAAVRVLKAGWKRLQRLAYPAAILTLVHWALVHDGLTAALVHFVPLALLQAVRLFRSRSKQPTRSPA